In a genomic window of Amycolatopsis japonica:
- a CDS encoding DUF885 domain-containing protein, translating into MASTARSVHEICDRYVDEYAAADPVAATTFGISGYDDQLTDYSPAGHAARAAIAARALADIAAAEPVDDGERAAKAVFSERIALNLEIHEAGLDIAALNVIESPVQELRMVFDFMPTETAQDWATIAARMARVPEALDGLRTSLLASADAGRVAALRQVGKVAEQAETWAGLKDETGFFETLASGAKDVDEKLRAELGQAAHAAQEAYAEFAGFLRAELAPLAPVKDAVGAEVYQLWSRVFTGATLDLDEAYAWGWAEFTRLETEMREVAGRIKPGATLAEAAAALDADPKYTVRGRAEFQAWMQNLSDNALKSLRGKHFDISDRVMALECKIAPPGGTVGAYYTGPSEDFSRPGRMWWSLPQGRDEFTTWREVSTVYHEGAPGHHLQIATAVDQSESLNKYQRLLAFTSGHAEGWALYSERLMEDLGFLADDGELFGMLSEQLFRAARVIVDIGMHLELEIPAGTGFHEGERWTPELGLEFMLTRTVTDPAHVHDEIDRYLGWPGQAPSYKLGERLWLTAREEARARQGDAFDIKQFHTRALALGGMGLDTLREMLAALD; encoded by the coding sequence ATGGCTTCAACCGCGCGAAGTGTGCACGAGATCTGTGACCGGTACGTCGACGAGTACGCCGCGGCCGACCCGGTCGCCGCGACGACGTTCGGAATCTCCGGATACGACGACCAGCTGACCGACTATTCGCCCGCCGGGCACGCGGCCAGGGCCGCGATCGCCGCGCGCGCACTGGCCGACATCGCCGCGGCCGAACCGGTCGACGACGGTGAACGCGCGGCCAAGGCCGTGTTCAGCGAGCGGATCGCGCTGAACCTCGAGATCCACGAAGCCGGTCTCGACATCGCGGCGCTGAACGTGATCGAAAGCCCGGTGCAGGAACTGCGCATGGTCTTCGACTTCATGCCCACCGAGACCGCGCAGGACTGGGCGACGATCGCCGCCCGGATGGCGAGGGTGCCCGAAGCGCTCGACGGTCTCCGTACGTCGCTGCTCGCGTCCGCCGACGCGGGCCGGGTGGCGGCGTTGCGGCAGGTCGGCAAGGTCGCCGAACAGGCCGAAACCTGGGCCGGGCTGAAGGACGAGACCGGTTTCTTCGAGACCCTCGCCTCCGGCGCGAAAGACGTCGACGAGAAGCTCCGCGCCGAACTCGGCCAGGCCGCTCACGCCGCCCAGGAGGCGTACGCGGAGTTCGCCGGTTTCCTCCGCGCCGAGCTCGCCCCGCTGGCGCCGGTCAAGGACGCCGTCGGCGCCGAGGTCTACCAGCTGTGGTCCCGGGTGTTCACCGGCGCCACCCTCGACCTGGACGAGGCCTACGCCTGGGGCTGGGCCGAGTTCACCCGCCTCGAAACCGAGATGCGCGAGGTCGCCGGCCGGATCAAGCCCGGCGCCACCCTCGCCGAGGCGGCCGCCGCCCTCGACGCCGACCCCAAGTACACCGTGCGTGGCCGGGCGGAATTCCAGGCCTGGATGCAGAACCTGTCCGACAACGCGTTGAAGTCGTTGCGCGGCAAGCACTTCGACATCTCCGACCGGGTGATGGCGCTGGAGTGCAAGATCGCCCCGCCGGGCGGCACCGTCGGCGCGTACTACACCGGCCCGAGCGAGGACTTCTCCCGCCCCGGCCGCATGTGGTGGTCGCTGCCGCAGGGCCGGGACGAGTTCACCACCTGGCGCGAGGTCAGCACCGTCTACCACGAGGGCGCGCCGGGTCACCACCTGCAGATCGCGACCGCGGTCGACCAGTCGGAGTCGCTGAACAAGTACCAGCGGCTGCTCGCGTTCACCTCCGGGCACGCCGAGGGCTGGGCGCTGTACTCCGAGCGGCTCATGGAGGACCTCGGGTTCCTCGCCGACGACGGCGAACTGTTCGGCATGCTGTCCGAGCAGCTGTTCCGCGCCGCGCGGGTGATCGTCGACATCGGCATGCACCTGGAACTGGAGATCCCGGCGGGCACCGGTTTCCACGAGGGCGAGCGGTGGACGCCCGAGCTGGGCCTGGAGTTCATGCTCACCCGGACCGTCACCGACCCGGCCCACGTGCACGACGAGATCGACCGCTACCTGGGCTGGCCGGGGCAGGCGCCGTCGTACAAGCTCGGCGAACGGCTCTGGCTCACCGCCCGCGAGGAGGCCCGCGCGCGGCAGGGCGACGCGTTCGACATCAAGCAGTTCCACACGCGGGCGCTGGCGCTCGGCGGGATGGGGCTCGACACGCTGCGGGAGATGCTGGCCGCTCTCGACTGA
- a CDS encoding methylenetetrahydrofolate reductase, whose protein sequence is MTSVVERLQGDGPVFSIEFFPPRDAADEAVLWKSIRELEPLDPAYMSITYGAGGSSRDGTIRSIARVATETTLVPMAHLTAVNHSVAELRNVIGWYAAVGVRNILALRGDPPGDVYGDWVPHPDGLNYAEELVELVRSLGDFCVGVSAFPYGHPRSADLEADTEYLVRKLRAGADFAIAQLFFEPEDFLRLRDRVAATGCEALVIPGIMPLTTPRTLHTSIKLSGAPAPRRLLDRLEPLADDPKAFRAAGIDAVTELGERLIAEGVPDLHFYTFNRSKATREVVSRLGLVPARA, encoded by the coding sequence ATGACGTCGGTGGTCGAGCGGTTGCAGGGTGATGGACCCGTGTTCTCCATCGAGTTCTTCCCGCCCCGGGACGCGGCCGACGAGGCCGTTCTATGGAAGTCGATCCGGGAACTCGAGCCGCTGGACCCGGCATACATGTCGATCACCTACGGCGCGGGCGGCTCCAGCCGGGACGGCACGATCCGCAGCATCGCCCGCGTCGCGACCGAAACCACGCTGGTGCCGATGGCGCACCTCACCGCCGTGAACCACTCGGTCGCGGAACTGCGCAACGTCATCGGCTGGTACGCCGCCGTCGGCGTGCGGAACATCCTCGCGCTGCGGGGCGACCCGCCGGGCGATGTCTACGGCGACTGGGTCCCGCATCCGGACGGGCTGAACTACGCCGAGGAACTCGTCGAACTGGTGCGTTCTCTCGGCGACTTCTGCGTCGGAGTCTCGGCCTTCCCGTATGGCCACCCTCGCTCGGCCGACCTCGAAGCCGACACCGAATACCTCGTGCGCAAGCTGCGCGCGGGCGCGGATTTCGCGATCGCGCAGCTGTTCTTCGAACCGGAGGACTTCCTCCGCCTGCGTGACCGGGTGGCGGCCACCGGCTGCGAGGCACTGGTCATCCCCGGCATCATGCCGCTGACCACGCCGCGGACGCTGCACACGTCCATCAAGCTGTCCGGCGCGCCCGCGCCGCGGCGGCTGCTGGACCGGCTGGAGCCGCTGGCCGACGACCCGAAGGCCTTCCGCGCCGCGGGTATCGACGCGGTGACCGAGCTGGGCGAGCGGCTCATCGCCGAAGGCGTCCCCGACCTGCACTTCTATACGTTCAACCGGTCCAAGGCCACGCGTGAGGTGGTCAGCAGGCTCGGGTTGGTCCCCGCGCGGGCGTAA
- the merB gene encoding organomercurial lyase — MSAETDTSWDEDVRVAVYRAFAEHGRPPTAPELADAAHGSLAVAKQALHRLAERRHLVLDECEHVVLAHPFAAIPLGFSVMGERTLWWGGCAWDAFAIPHLVKGEPEVLVSTRCRGCGEPQALMVNDRTPPKGGLVAHFLVPVARMWDDVVHTCANQSLFCGESCVDEWLAETGQDKGYVMDLATLWRLAAGWYDGRLDHGYTRRDPAAAAAYFEQAGLSGPFWH; from the coding sequence ATGAGCGCCGAAACCGACACCAGCTGGGACGAGGACGTCCGCGTGGCGGTCTACCGCGCGTTCGCCGAGCACGGGAGGCCGCCGACGGCCCCGGAACTGGCCGACGCCGCCCACGGATCGCTCGCGGTGGCGAAACAGGCACTGCACCGGCTCGCGGAGCGGCGGCATCTCGTCCTCGACGAATGCGAGCACGTCGTGCTGGCGCATCCGTTCGCGGCGATCCCGCTCGGGTTCTCCGTGATGGGCGAGCGCACGTTGTGGTGGGGCGGCTGCGCGTGGGACGCGTTCGCGATCCCGCATCTGGTCAAGGGCGAGCCCGAGGTGCTGGTATCCACCCGTTGCCGCGGCTGCGGCGAACCCCAGGCGCTGATGGTGAACGACCGGACTCCGCCGAAGGGTGGTCTGGTCGCGCATTTCCTGGTCCCGGTGGCGCGGATGTGGGACGACGTCGTGCACACCTGCGCCAACCAGAGCCTGTTCTGCGGTGAGTCCTGTGTGGACGAATGGCTGGCGGAAACGGGGCAGGACAAGGGTTACGTCATGGATCTGGCGACGCTGTGGCGGCTCGCGGCCGGCTGGTACGACGGCAGGCTCGACCACGGCTACACCCGCCGTGACCCGGCCGCGGCGGCCGCCTACTTCGAGCAGGCCGGGCTGAGCGGACCGTTCTGGCACTAG
- a CDS encoding AzlD domain-containing protein, protein MTLWLTIVLVALVSIGFKAAGPVLLGDRTLPPRLAGVIALLAPALLAGLVLTDVTGPAWSGLDWTLCAGLAAIAVTYVLRVPVLAAILCGVVVTAVLRFLV, encoded by the coding sequence ATGACGCTCTGGCTCACGATCGTCCTGGTGGCGCTGGTCAGCATCGGGTTCAAGGCGGCGGGACCGGTCCTGCTCGGCGACCGGACGCTGCCGCCGCGGCTCGCGGGGGTGATCGCGTTGCTCGCGCCCGCGCTGCTGGCCGGGCTCGTGCTCACGGACGTGACCGGCCCGGCCTGGTCCGGGCTCGACTGGACGCTTTGCGCCGGTCTGGCCGCGATCGCGGTGACGTACGTGCTGCGCGTGCCGGTGCTCGCCGCGATCCTCTGCGGCGTGGTCGTCACGGCGGTGCTGCGGTTCCTCGTCTAG
- a CDS encoding AzlC family ABC transporter permease, with protein sequence MTTLRRNYLAGARVGLGLGVATFVLGVTFGAYSQTLGWGIAAPIVASIVVFSGSAQFAMATALAGGGNLAVAVGAAALINARFLPMGAAVAADLRGGRLRRAWEGQAVVDGSWVAAHLGEGRFDREKLIGCTLVQLPAWVLGTVLGVLAAPPPDVVSRFGLDVVFPGFFLVLLIDELRRSRQAVLTAALAACLAGILVLFVPVGLALIGASAAALVGLGVRR encoded by the coding sequence ATGACAACGCTCCGGCGGAACTACCTGGCCGGCGCCCGTGTCGGGCTCGGACTGGGTGTCGCGACCTTCGTCCTCGGTGTCACCTTCGGCGCGTACAGCCAGACCCTCGGCTGGGGGATCGCCGCCCCCATCGTCGCCTCGATCGTGGTGTTCTCCGGCTCGGCCCAGTTCGCGATGGCCACCGCGCTCGCGGGCGGCGGCAACCTCGCGGTCGCGGTCGGCGCGGCCGCCCTGATCAACGCCCGGTTCCTGCCGATGGGCGCCGCCGTCGCCGCCGATCTGCGTGGCGGACGCCTGCGCCGCGCGTGGGAAGGCCAAGCCGTCGTCGACGGTTCATGGGTCGCCGCCCACCTCGGCGAAGGACGCTTCGACCGCGAGAAACTCATCGGCTGCACGCTCGTCCAGCTGCCCGCGTGGGTGCTGGGGACGGTGCTCGGGGTGCTGGCCGCGCCGCCGCCGGACGTCGTCTCCCGGTTCGGGCTCGACGTCGTGTTCCCCGGCTTCTTCCTGGTCCTGCTCATCGACGAACTGCGCCGGTCACGGCAGGCGGTGCTGACCGCGGCGCTCGCCGCCTGCCTTGCCGGGATCCTGGTGCTGTTCGTCCCGGTCGGGCTCGCGCTGATCGGCGCTTCGGCCGCCGCGCTGGTCGGGCTGGGGGTGCGGCGATGA
- a CDS encoding CGNR zinc finger domain-containing protein, which translates to MDGHWDGYDSIGGSVPLDLVNTVSWRRDPARREDRLSAPERLSEWIVLVGAGTGRLEISEAVLEAVKDFRETLYRVLTSDPPDVTALRRPLLAAYRHAELTPSLPLRWQVPLVDDTALPHFLALAAEDLLRSGELERIRECEGPGCGWIFTDHTRNRSRRWCSSSDCGNRARAKRHYDKTRV; encoded by the coding sequence GTGGACGGCCATTGGGACGGGTACGACAGCATCGGCGGGAGCGTGCCGTTGGACCTGGTCAACACCGTTTCCTGGCGGCGCGATCCGGCCCGGCGGGAAGACCGGCTTTCGGCTCCGGAACGGCTGTCCGAGTGGATCGTCCTGGTCGGCGCGGGCACTGGACGGCTGGAGATCTCCGAAGCCGTCCTGGAGGCGGTGAAGGACTTCCGCGAGACGCTGTATCGCGTGCTGACGTCGGATCCGCCGGACGTCACGGCGTTGCGCAGGCCGCTGCTGGCGGCGTACCGGCACGCCGAACTCACGCCGTCCCTGCCGCTGCGGTGGCAGGTGCCGTTGGTGGACGACACCGCGTTGCCGCACTTCCTCGCGCTGGCGGCCGAAGACCTGCTCCGGTCCGGGGAGCTGGAACGGATCCGGGAGTGCGAGGGTCCCGGCTGCGGCTGGATCTTCACCGACCACACGCGCAACCGGTCGCGGCGCTGGTGCAGTTCGTCGGACTGCGGGAACCGGGCGCGAGCGAAGCGGCACTACGACAAGACCCGCGTTTAG